One Ranitomeya variabilis isolate aRanVar5 chromosome 4, aRanVar5.hap1, whole genome shotgun sequence genomic window, ATAAACTAAAATGTATAAAGGCGGCAACATAATGCAACAAACCACTTGGTACAGAGGGGCAGCTCAATGCATCAGCAAATAAATCTTAGTCCACTTTTATTTAGGATTTTCAATACGTTGATAAAATTTCTCTGTGGAACAAGAGACGGCAAAGTGACACGAACGTACTTCTTTCATAGGAGGAATCTGGaactatatactttttttttttttttctttataaataaCCCCACTTACCTATAGTATACACAGCAAAACTGCCATAGATCAGAGAACAGGGCACGACTGTCTCAGGAACTTGAGGACAAAAACAGCCAGACACTGAAACTTATATATCATTTGGCAGGATCACTGCATGCAAACCAGACGTGAAATACTAAGTAAAATTACCTGAATCAAGAAACCTTTCACTATTTTGTTTATACGATTGTTTTAAGAAAAACAAAAACCTATTTCCATAGCGTGTGGCGATTTTGAAAATTCATCTGCAAAATAACAAGAACGGCTTCTGCTTTAGAATGTAGCATCGCTTACCCAACAAATCCTCAAAGTACACACTTGCTATAGAAATTAATAATTGGACCAAAGTGGTGGTGATGGGGGAGGGTTAAGCGCTTCTCGTTAATGACGATTTAACCAATTAACTTCTATTCTCAGAGTCCGAACCATACAATGGCTTTGAGTACACGGATATCACTCTAAATATATTTCGATTTCGTCTCCTGCTTTGAAAGGGTTTTAATTTAAATAGCAAGCCTAAGGATTTATTGCACCATGGTATAGCAGCAAGGTCTGTAAGGAACCACAAAACACTGATTGGGATCTTCTCCCTGAATCCTTTTCACTGTGGTATTTGTTCTAGCGGTCAGTGGGATATTCCAGTTCAGAGGTCCTGTCCTTTAGCCCTTTTTTCaaaggaagaaggggaacaaaataaaataaaaaaagaacaaaacaaaaaaaataatagtaatttGCGCATTTATCTGTACACAAGGTTGGAGAGTTGAGAGGATTTATAGTTTAGCTGATTGTTTGGTGCAAACCTGTGATAATCGCTTTTTCGGCAACAATACTCGTGAGAGTAAGCAACAACGCAAGCATCGCACGAGACTTTGGAGCAAACTGTGCAGGTGTTGGATGCTCCAGCTCGATTGCAGAAGCCGCAGCGCAGCGTGGTCGAAGTCTTCATTTTGGCGTTCTGCTGAGACGGGCGTTCCTGGGAGGATGATGTCCCGTATGAAGACTTCTCTCGCAGAGCTGATCCGGGGGAGTAGCTGTCGTTTTGTACAGTAGTTTTGATTGACAGGTTGTTCTGTTTGAGCAAAGGGCCGTCTGGTCTGTAGAGAAGCATACTTTCACACTTTTGGCATATGGGACTACCGGAGGGAACGCCGCAATTTTGGCACTTTATGAATACGGTCTCTTTGGCTACTTGCGAACGCTTGTGATAAGCCGGATTTGTTTTGTTTTCAAAAAGCCATAATTCAGGCTTGGCCAGCTCCTGCCTCTTCACATTTAGTAATCTAGCATCCATGTCCGTATACAAGTCTACATCGTCTTCGTTGGGGAAGTAGCCATATGTAGCATTGGCTCGTATTAGCCCGTTGGGGTTGGAGGAAAGATTTAAAAACTCATCGGAGCAGCCATGCAGAGAGCTAGACATAGTCAGCAGGGAGTGTGGGGGACGAATGATTTCATCTTTGAGGTCGTCTTCAGCGTCTACCAGGATAGGCTCCTTGCGCAGGCTGAGAGATGCAGTAAGTGGCGGTTTGTTTTTGCTGTCCCAGTAGCTGTCATAGGCGTCAACAGACTTGGATGGTTTTGTTACTTTTTGCTTAAAGTAATCCTTAGATGGGGCCCTCTCGCTGGCAGATTTTTGAAGAACCATCCTAGCCATGGATACATTTAAGGATTCCTTGCACTCCACACGTCTCTTCATTTCGTCCGTGCAGCCCCTGACGTCCTCGTTGCTGTTTTTACGCTCGTTTACCACGTCCACTTCTAAATAGCCTTTATCCTTTACTTGCAGGTAGATTTCTAGGAGAAGTTCACATTCAACTCGGGCTAGAAAAAGTTCAAAGGAGACTCTCTTGACTTGCGCGGTGTCCACATGGTCCTTCAGTCTGTAGACGGTCCCTTGTTCTTGTATATAACCCATATGATTCAATATATGCCGGATGTCATCATCGATTAAAGCAGCTCTTACGTAATATACAAAGGGCCCAGTGTATGTCTGGTGAGGAAACAAACAGCAGTTAGGGCAAGACAAAATAAATCATTTGACTGATGTAAAGTCACACCTTCAATGCTATGTGCAGACAATCTATTGTTACTGCAgtctgatacagagctccaaaccCTCTGGGTAGCCATGAGAGCGACATGACAAAATTCTacttatctgcagccaccactatagGGGGCTTCCTGCATACTCTTATGAGGTCTACGTAAacaccctctagtggtggctgcaggtagtcaAGACTTCTCTAttcaccccttagtgaccaccaatacatcttttcaCTGACCTTCGATTAAAGaaactatcccccccccccccccaagaggtCACCATCCTGTAGGTGTTAGCTGCACACTattgctgacaacttgctgcatcagcaacGATCAGTGTTGCCACTAATTacggtcctttaaccccttaaatgctgctgtcaatagtgactatggcatctagatggttaacagtgtgggagctccctctttaaccccatctgcaccctgagatcttgatcgtgtggtcctgatgtttgccatggcagttcaaggCAAAATAATGGCCTTAAAGTCTTCCAGCTATAGCGGCTTGTTTGGAAGTTATCAAAATTTAGGTGGCAAAAATAAACTTTCATTCCTGTCATACCTTTTTGCATGAacgggtccctaaaaaaattacattttgtaaatttttcattttttcaaggacattactgctacatttttaaaccttctaaaacgcTAACAAAATAAAACTATTTACAACAGGTGCTGATGTCAAGCAGACAAGGGAAATAATGCTTTTGTGTggaatgactatctggattaaaagggataatcaaagtttaaaaattgcaaattttgtaacattttaggcaaatttctgatattttttataaataaatacaaaacagatcaacctaaatttaccattgtcataaagtattatgtgtcacggaaaaaaaaaaaatctcaaaatcaatgggatatgatgaagtattccagagttattactgcataaagtgacatgtcagttaaaaaaaaaatggcttggtcactaaggggttaaatccatgtttgtgcaggggatttggagctctgtTTCAGAAAAATTGAGCTACAACTGCTATAAAACCAATCTATCtagatgaaagaaaaaaaagttttaattaatagatcttggaattcaaataagtttcacaattggatgtattaAGCCAAGCTGTTTCATACCCCCTGAGAGCTGCAGTTTACAAATACAGCACCTTGTTCAGTCCTGCTTGGGGTCCGCGATGTTGACTCCACTTATTATATGTCAGAGGCTTTATCTGTGAGGGTAAGGACTAAGTGCCTTATTTTTGCAATATATAAAATTCTTATTTTCCTCCTCCTGACTACCCAATTAGACACATATTTGATTAGATGGGAGTCTTATCCTAAAATATTTCCCAGAAATGATGCAAATCACAATTTGGGaaaggacaggaaaaaaaaaaaacacccacttATACAGAGAccatatacagctgtgctcaaaagtttacataccccggcagaatttttgctttcttggcctttttttcagagaatatgaattataaagttttggtgttttctccactcataggtagtggttggatgaagccattttttACCAAACTACTGAGTTCTCTCttattaaatcataatgacaacccaaaacatccaaataaccctgatcaaaagttcacataccccatttcttaataccgtgtattgccccctctaacatcaatgacagcttgaaatcttttgtggtagttgtggacgaggttattttctcagatggtaaagccgcccactcttcttggcaaaaagtctttaattcctggactgtctagcatgaactgcgcgcttgagatctccccatagtggctcaatgataatgaggtcagaagactgagaaGGCCACtcgagaaccttcactttgttctgctgtagccaatgacaggtcgacttggccttgtgttttggatcgttgtcatgttggaacgtccaagtacgtcccatgtgcagcttccaggatgatgagtgcaaatttgcctccagcatttgctgataacatgctgcattcacctttccttcaactctgaccaagtttcctatgcctttgcagctcacacatacccaaaacatcagcgatctacctccttcctttacagtagaaatgctgttcctttcatcataggccttgttgatctctctccaaatgtaatggttgtggccaaaaagttcaattttggtatcaTCACTCTGAATTACCTtagtccagaagttttgaggcttgtgtctgtgttttgcgtattgtaggagagatactaacaagcatctctattcttccaacaggtatgttcatccagctctcctatgaagcgcacataatacatcacccagctttgcgcatagactttcccctgctcctagcattgtgatggtatgttcatccagctctcctatgaagcgcacataatacatcacccagctttgcgcatagactttcccctgctcctagcattgtgatggtatgttcatccagctctcctatgaagcgcacataatacatcacccagctttgcgcatagactttcccctgctcctagcattgtgatggtatgcctttcagctaacccccaacttaccctgtgatatttatgaccttgtttacttagtcttgattgtatgcatctggtccacccttaattctctgaccaagatgagcagagaccactcctctctgctccacacctgaacgcacttagttttccatatattgcatagcacaagtctgctagacttcagtctgcagtgtgatttctagaagtgtgttctaaaagtgtggattacattagaattaaaacctgaatggaactgaaggtaactggccagtcactgcaaacaatgtttctgtttgttgtcacttttacccctataatctttcactttctgctacctcccccaatccccacaccaagtaaggaactgttcatctcctcttcaatcctccccatccatctcacctcctcctcagaactgttccttaacatacaatcctctgtctcaaagcacaggcagccccctcacgctctctcctgctcccacctgctaacactatctctgctccttctcactgctggtgatatctctccaaatcctggtcctcctcaccatattcccagtcatttctacctcccatccacgctccatcacaaacttccgtaacctctctaaccttatacccattcgcccagcccccgcttccccagtcccactaacaggagctctgtggaacgctcgctctgtctgtaacaagctttcctacatccatgatctttttgttactaccaaactttccttcctcgccatcaccgaaacctggctcaccccttctgacatggcctcccctgctgcactctcttacggtggcttccacctttctcacacaccccgccccagcagcaagcatggtggaggagttggttttctcctgtcagataactgctccttcaccccaatcccactgccaccctctgttaccctcccttcctttgaggtgcactctgtgcgcatctactccccctccaactggctgtcatttaccgccccccagggccagccaccaccttctttgaccacttcaccacctggctacttcatttcctttctgcggacatccccactatcatcatgggcgatttcaacatacccattgacacttccctctcagctgccactaaacttctatctctctcttcctccttcggcctcactcaatggtcttctgcagccactcacaaagatggtcacacactggacctcatcttcacccgcctctgctccctatctaacctctctaactcgcctcttcctctctctgaccacaaccttctcacattctcatctctctccactccatgtctagagtccccaccccacaaactttcacaccctcgcagaaatcttaaacatcttgacctacattcattctctgaatccctcctccctctcacagacataagttccatacacaatgcggatgacgctgccgctctatataacaccacaatagctgtagctttggaatctgctgccccacttacacataccaaagctcgcaaaatcaacagacagccctggcacaccagcctgaccaaagaactgaggcaagcttccagggctgctgagcgcagatggaaaagatcccactccaacgaccacttaattgcattcaaacagtccctcactactttcaagaccgcactcgccacagctaaacaaacctacttctcatctctcatatcctccctgtctcacaaccctaaacagttattcaacaccttcaattctctcctccgtcccccagcacctcctccctcctcacttatctctgctgaagactttgcctcattcttcaagcagaagattgataacatcagagacagttttggtcaacaagccccagagcccttcctcccaacttccctaccctccacctccaaaaccaactactccaccattacagaagatcaacactctactctcaagatcgcatctcaccacctgtgcacttgacccgctcccaacccacctcatcccaaacctcaccacaatcttcatcccaaccctaacccatctcttcaacctatcactaacaaatggtgttttcccctcaagctttaaacatgcctccatcacacctatcctcaaaaagccctctcttgacccatcctctgtatctagctatcgccctatatcacttctcccctatgcctcaaaactactagaacaacacgtctaccttgaactgtcctcccatctctcttcttgctccctctttgaccgcttacaatctggcttccggtcacaccattccactgaaactgccctaactaaggtcaccactgaccttt contains:
- the SPATA2 gene encoding spermatogenesis-associated protein 2, with translation MDTKYKEDLFRKYVQFHESKLEASDSKQRAVSDEYLRTSASALLSLPKIDPIYRFRLIRFYEVCDNSLKTLRTSNLRSLHNAAAMLETIGINLFLYPWKKEYKNIKTYTGPFVYYVRAALIDDDIRHILNHMGYIQEQGTVYRLKDHVDTAQVKRVSFELFLARVECELLLEIYLQVKDKGYLEVDVVNERKNSNEDVRGCTDEMKRRVECKESLNVSMARMVLQKSASERAPSKDYFKQKVTKPSKSVDAYDSYWDSKNKPPLTASLSLRKEPILVDAEDDLKDEIIRPPHSLLTMSSSLHGCSDEFLNLSSNPNGLIRANATYGYFPNEDDVDLYTDMDARLLNVKRQELAKPELWLFENKTNPAYHKRSQVAKETVFIKCQNCGVPSGSPICQKCESMLLYRPDGPLLKQNNLSIKTTVQNDSYSPGSALREKSSYGTSSSQERPSQQNAKMKTSTTLRCGFCNRAGASNTCTVCSKVSCDACVVAYSHEYCCRKSDYHRFAPNNQLNYKSSQLSNLVYR